One window from the genome of Leuconostoc suionicum encodes:
- a CDS encoding transglycosylase domain-containing protein, with protein sequence MANDKANQWSRVNRNHNMYDEYPAQEPPRPPKTNGPKGGGPRKPRKTKKKHHWILAIFLWLLTLGVIAGLAGTALFFTYANDAPNITESDLASENSTQILDSKGNVIWSMATQDRDYANSNEIPKQLKQAVVSIEDRRFYKHHGVDPIRIAGAAVSNIKGSSLGMQGGSTLTQQLVKLSVFSTSTADQTFKRKAQEAWLALRVEKNFTKDQILTFYMNKVYMGHGVYGMKTASEYFYGKALTDLSLPQLALLAGMPQSPTYYDPYLKDTTAAKERRDTVLKAMVTYGAITSKQASAAMKVPVSDGLQDLDAKTEAANSTRKVVDAYATSTIAEAKKLGYDTTKAGLKIYTNMDSNLQQSLYDNANDGSVSFSSSDLQIGATMTDPNNGHVVAQIGGRNVTTLQALNRATNTTRSSGSSIKPLLDYGPAIEYLNWPTYRTVEDKKYKYLGTNTSVYDWDKKYMGNITMRTALTQSRNIPAVRTLEEVGGSNAEKFVNGLGITTSSTPGGSMAIGIDVSTEQEAAAYGAVANGGVYYKPTYISKVVTADGTTHNYNSTGTRAMKTSTAFMLTDMMKGVIKPNATAADAEISGLHQAGKSGLVAYSEDSGMPDKAISDAWFTGFTKSYTLSVWTGFDVPGENYIPWTEQDLPAQYYAKVMAYAMQNKSNTDWTAPDTVTAKVKGNIVEYEVKDASWSNGGLPSVTSITQSGETPSEAGISANSASTGSTTGNN encoded by the coding sequence ATGGCAAATGACAAAGCAAATCAGTGGTCACGAGTGAATCGTAATCATAACATGTATGACGAGTATCCTGCACAAGAACCACCCCGACCGCCTAAAACAAACGGACCTAAGGGTGGAGGACCGCGGAAGCCACGAAAAACTAAAAAGAAACATCATTGGATTCTGGCAATTTTTTTGTGGTTATTGACACTTGGTGTTATCGCTGGCCTAGCTGGAACAGCACTTTTCTTCACTTATGCAAACGATGCGCCTAATATCACAGAATCAGATTTGGCTTCAGAGAACTCTACACAAATTCTAGATTCCAAAGGAAATGTTATTTGGAGTATGGCTACTCAGGATAGAGATTATGCCAACTCTAATGAGATACCAAAGCAATTGAAACAAGCGGTTGTGTCAATTGAGGATAGGCGCTTTTATAAACACCACGGAGTTGATCCGATTCGTATCGCCGGGGCAGCAGTATCTAACATTAAAGGCTCTTCTTTGGGGATGCAGGGTGGGTCTACCTTAACGCAACAACTAGTTAAGCTTTCTGTATTTAGTACATCGACAGCTGATCAAACGTTTAAACGTAAAGCTCAAGAGGCTTGGTTAGCATTACGAGTTGAAAAGAACTTTACAAAAGATCAAATCTTAACGTTTTATATGAACAAAGTCTACATGGGTCATGGCGTTTACGGCATGAAGACCGCTTCAGAATATTTTTATGGCAAAGCACTAACAGACCTTTCACTACCACAATTGGCCTTGCTTGCAGGAATGCCACAGTCACCTACGTACTATGATCCCTACTTGAAAGATACCACGGCTGCTAAAGAACGTCGGGATACGGTTCTGAAAGCTATGGTGACGTATGGCGCGATTACTTCAAAGCAAGCATCAGCGGCCATGAAAGTGCCTGTTAGTGACGGATTACAAGACTTAGATGCTAAGACTGAGGCGGCTAATAGTACTCGTAAAGTTGTTGATGCTTATGCTACATCAACAATTGCAGAAGCAAAAAAGCTAGGTTACGATACGACAAAAGCTGGATTGAAGATTTATACTAACATGGATTCTAATTTGCAACAATCACTCTATGATAATGCAAATGATGGTTCTGTTTCTTTCTCAAGTAGCGATTTGCAAATTGGTGCAACAATGACTGATCCAAATAATGGACATGTTGTTGCTCAGATTGGTGGACGTAATGTTACAACTTTACAAGCCCTTAATCGAGCTACTAATACTACTCGTTCGTCTGGCTCATCAATCAAACCATTGTTAGACTACGGCCCAGCAATTGAGTATTTAAATTGGCCAACTTATCGAACTGTTGAGGATAAGAAATACAAATATCTTGGGACAAATACCAGTGTGTACGATTGGGATAAAAAATATATGGGCAACATAACAATGCGTACTGCCCTGACACAATCTCGAAATATTCCGGCGGTAAGAACTTTAGAAGAAGTTGGTGGTTCAAACGCAGAGAAATTTGTTAATGGCTTAGGAATTACTACAAGTTCAACCCCTGGCGGCTCAATGGCTATAGGTATTGATGTTTCAACAGAACAAGAAGCTGCTGCTTATGGCGCTGTGGCCAATGGCGGCGTGTATTATAAGCCAACCTACATTTCAAAAGTTGTGACGGCAGATGGAACGACCCATAATTATAACTCCACTGGTACGCGTGCAATGAAGACAAGTACCGCATTCATGTTGACGGATATGATGAAGGGGGTTATCAAGCCTAATGCAACGGCTGCGGATGCCGAAATTTCTGGATTACACCAAGCTGGTAAATCAGGGCTTGTTGCTTATTCTGAGGACTCTGGAATGCCTGATAAGGCTATATCTGATGCATGGTTTACAGGATTTACAAAGTCTTACACACTTTCCGTATGGACTGGCTTCGATGTTCCTGGAGAAAATTATATTCCTTGGACAGAACAGGACTTGCCAGCGCAGTATTATGCAAAAGTAATGGCCTATGCAATGCAAAATAAGTCGAATACTGATTGGACCGCACCGGATACAGTGACTGCAAAGGTTAAAGGTAACATTGTTGAATACGAGGTAAAAGATGCCTCCTGGAGTAATGGTGGATTACCGAGTGTGACTTCTATTACTCAATCTGGTGAAACGCCCTCTGAAGCAGGAATTAGTGCCAACTCAGCTTCAACAGGATCCACAACTGGCAACAATTAA
- a CDS encoding lactonase family protein produces the protein MAVYKILFGTYTKRVSKGIYEAELDTEKKLLQNSTFVGGLTNPTYLAISKANKVYAVENRDGQGGVVTFDNSVRPLAEIDAQLSEGSAPAYIGVDEDRQFVYAGYYHRGTVEVYRINDDGNLTLTDTWQNEGSGPRPEQGSSHIHFSNLTPDNRLVAVDLGTDEVITFDVSENGKLAEAARFKAEDGFGPRHIRFSPDGQYAYLLGELSSLLSVLKYNSEDGSFEHVQTAPTIPSDWTAHNGAAAIRISKDGRFIYVSNRGNNSVAVFKTTNLGSEIERIQLISTEGEFPRDMNWDESEQFLVVANQDTDNVSLYARDDESGELSLLQKDFTVPEGVRVLFE, from the coding sequence ATGGCAGTCTATAAAATTCTATTTGGTACGTATACAAAGCGCGTTTCAAAAGGTATATATGAAGCTGAGCTTGATACAGAGAAAAAATTATTACAAAACTCCACATTCGTTGGTGGTTTGACAAATCCAACTTATTTGGCAATATCAAAAGCCAACAAAGTCTATGCGGTTGAGAACCGTGATGGTCAAGGTGGTGTTGTTACATTTGATAATTCCGTTCGCCCCCTCGCTGAGATTGATGCACAATTAAGTGAAGGGTCAGCACCGGCATATATTGGTGTTGATGAAGATCGTCAATTTGTTTATGCAGGTTATTATCACCGTGGAACTGTTGAAGTTTACCGAATTAACGATGATGGTAATTTGACATTAACCGATACTTGGCAAAATGAAGGATCAGGTCCGCGTCCTGAACAAGGATCTTCACATATTCACTTTAGCAATTTAACGCCTGACAACCGTTTAGTTGCAGTTGATTTAGGTACAGATGAAGTTATTACTTTTGACGTATCAGAAAATGGCAAGTTAGCGGAAGCTGCTCGTTTCAAAGCAGAAGATGGCTTTGGACCTCGTCACATTCGGTTCTCGCCAGATGGTCAATATGCTTACCTCCTCGGTGAATTATCAAGTTTACTCAGTGTTTTGAAGTACAACAGTGAAGATGGTTCTTTTGAACACGTACAGACAGCACCAACTATACCATCAGATTGGACAGCACATAACGGAGCTGCTGCAATCCGCATCAGTAAAGACGGTCGCTTCATATATGTTTCAAATCGTGGTAATAACTCAGTCGCGGTCTTCAAAACAACTAACCTTGGATCTGAAATTGAACGTATTCAATTAATCAGTACTGAAGGAGAGTTCCCAAGAGACATGAATTGGGACGAATCTGAACAATTCTTAGTAGTTGCTAATCAAGATACCGACAACGTGTCATTGTATGCTCGTGATGACGAGTCCGGTGAATTATCACTTCTCCAAAAAGACTTCACGGTTCCAGAAGGTGTTCGCGTATTATTTGAATAA
- a CDS encoding DivIVA domain-containing protein has protein sequence MEQVKYTQKDILERVFKQKRMGVGYDPADVDSFLDDIIKDYGAFGSRVEQLKSEVARLQVALKDAQDQLVAVKQQQSVAPQQPVQTASQPQPVEDQRQAAVAQQAAVTNLDLIKRVANLERVVFGRDHNSAE, from the coding sequence GTGGAACAAGTAAAATACACGCAAAAAGACATTTTGGAACGCGTCTTTAAGCAAAAACGTATGGGGGTCGGATATGATCCTGCTGATGTTGACAGCTTTCTAGATGATATTATTAAAGATTATGGTGCATTTGGTAGCCGAGTTGAACAACTAAAAAGTGAAGTGGCTCGTTTACAAGTCGCTTTGAAAGATGCACAAGATCAACTAGTTGCCGTTAAACAGCAACAAAGTGTTGCACCGCAACAACCAGTCCAAACTGCTTCTCAACCTCAACCAGTTGAGGATCAAAGGCAAGCAGCAGTCGCACAGCAAGCGGCAGTAACTAACTTAGATTTGATTAAGCGTGTTGCTAATTTGGAGCGTGTGGTGTTTGGACGCGATCATAATAGTGCTGAATAA
- a CDS encoding DUF1273 domain-containing protein translates to MRLWVTGYRSYELGTFGDKDPKIKVIKYALHQTLKEQVDNGLEWVITGAQLGIEQWTIEVVDEMKKEFPQLKLAVMLPFKQFGSQWSEDNQAKLQRLIAQSDFSESVSTKPFQSPIQLKNYQKFMLTHTDGALFFYDTEFEGKTLFDFQVVTKYQTETPYPLVQVDMYQLQEYASELEEKMNENRYDY, encoded by the coding sequence ATGAGGCTTTGGGTAACGGGTTACCGTAGTTATGAACTAGGAACATTCGGCGACAAAGATCCTAAAATTAAAGTTATCAAGTATGCATTACACCAAACACTAAAAGAACAAGTTGATAATGGATTGGAATGGGTAATCACAGGTGCTCAGCTAGGCATTGAGCAATGGACAATCGAAGTTGTTGATGAGATGAAGAAAGAATTTCCGCAACTTAAATTGGCTGTAATGTTGCCCTTTAAACAATTTGGCAGTCAATGGAGTGAAGATAATCAAGCGAAATTGCAGAGGTTGATTGCACAGAGTGATTTTTCTGAGAGCGTATCGACTAAACCTTTTCAATCGCCTATTCAACTAAAAAATTACCAGAAATTCATGTTAACGCACACAGATGGTGCATTGTTCTTTTATGATACGGAATTTGAAGGAAAGACATTATTTGATTTTCAAGTTGTGACAAAGTATCAAACGGAAACGCCGTATCCTCTTGTCCAAGTGGATATGTATCAGTTACAAGAGTATGCATCGGAACTTGAAGAAAAAATGAATGAAAATCGTTATGATTATTAG
- a CDS encoding AI-2E family transporter: protein MKKPEQQSWYSRWFSGNDLLNGLIVILLVLLIIFLAWQVRFLFEPIRALFTAVGAPIMISGVLYYLLSPIVGLLEKYVHLPRNLSIGVVLIVLLAIIGVAVATIVMVLRNQVIQFIDNWPDYWKTSEAFINETFASEQFKFIRDYLNHTNSDLNQNVLDWSKKYLTSGVAGISSFASILTSIGVTIVSTPFILYYMLLDGHKFSSFVSSKFPNNSQLSVRYLLTEISKQIAQYIRGQLGVALAVMIMFSIGYTIIGLPYGILLALMAGFFNLIPYVGSIIAQVPVFTVALIAGGPKMLILAIIVLAFEQPIEAHVISPKILGEALSIHPVTVIVVLLSSGHIFGVLGVVLAVPSYAVAKVFVTHIYDWWRANSDLFEVEEVAEK, encoded by the coding sequence ATGAAAAAACCAGAGCAACAGTCATGGTATAGTCGTTGGTTTTCTGGCAATGACTTGTTAAATGGTCTGATTGTAATTTTATTAGTTTTGCTAATCATTTTTTTGGCTTGGCAAGTACGTTTTTTGTTTGAACCAATTCGTGCATTATTTACAGCCGTCGGTGCACCTATAATGATAAGCGGTGTGCTGTATTATTTGCTAAGTCCGATTGTCGGTCTTCTGGAAAAATACGTGCATTTACCAAGAAACTTATCGATTGGTGTGGTCTTGATTGTCTTATTAGCTATCATTGGAGTAGCCGTTGCTACTATTGTCATGGTATTGCGTAATCAAGTCATTCAATTTATCGATAACTGGCCAGATTACTGGAAAACCAGCGAAGCTTTTATTAATGAGACTTTTGCCAGTGAACAATTTAAATTTATCAGAGATTATTTGAATCATACTAATTCTGATCTTAATCAAAATGTATTAGATTGGAGCAAAAAGTATTTGACGAGCGGGGTTGCAGGTATTAGTTCGTTTGCATCAATCCTTACATCCATCGGTGTGACAATTGTTTCAACGCCGTTTATTCTTTATTATATGCTGTTAGATGGACACAAATTTTCGTCATTTGTTTCTAGTAAGTTTCCAAATAACTCACAACTATCAGTACGTTATTTATTAACAGAAATTAGTAAGCAAATCGCTCAATATATTCGTGGACAACTTGGTGTTGCACTTGCTGTAATGATTATGTTTTCCATAGGGTATACCATTATTGGTTTACCGTACGGCATATTATTAGCGCTGATGGCAGGTTTCTTTAACTTAATCCCGTATGTTGGATCAATTATTGCACAAGTACCAGTTTTCACAGTTGCGTTAATTGCTGGTGGTCCAAAAATGCTAATATTAGCTATTATCGTGCTAGCTTTTGAACAACCAATTGAAGCACACGTTATTTCACCAAAAATTCTCGGGGAAGCGTTATCAATTCACCCTGTTACTGTTATCGTTGTGCTATTGAGCAGCGGACATATTTTTGGCGTATTAGGTGTTGTATTGGCGGTGCCATCATATGCTGTAGCTAAAGTATTTGTTACGCACATCTATGATTGGTGGCGTGCAAACTCAGATTTATTTGAAGTAGAGGAAGTAGCTGAAAAATGA
- a CDS encoding ABC transporter substrate-binding protein/permease, which translates to MNSILKKISIVIMTIIMLLPLLAVLPTHADAATTDPTLTKIKKKGTLVIGLSADYAPFEFHATVNGRDQIVGFDVEMAKKIAKDLGVKPVIKEMGFDGLIGALQTGKIDVIISGINATPEREKVVDFSNSYMKPLQTVMVLKKDASKYSGNLNSFSGKKIGVQKQTTQETYAQESMSGSTIVSLQKVPDLVAQLSTGKIAGIVLNEPISKAYTQQNKAFKIIYPKPSSGEGAVSIAMPKNSPVLKAKINKSLGNIIKSGELEAYQKRANKLMFADQSFWAKYGNLFVKGTLLTLALAAVAVVLGIVLGTVFALFKLSPNAILRIIGNIYVEYVRGTPLLVQAFMVFFGTQVIGLNLSAFAAGALAMGLNSAAYVAEIIRSGINSVDFGQTEASRSLGLSKGKTMRYVILPQAVKNILPALGNEFVTIIKEGSVVSVIGVGELMFQTGVVQGASFKPFFPLVIASLIYFVLTFGISRSLGYAEKRMNRSSR; encoded by the coding sequence ATGAATAGTATATTAAAAAAAATATCAATCGTGATAATGACGATTATAATGTTACTGCCATTGTTAGCAGTTTTGCCAACTCATGCCGATGCTGCGACTACGGATCCGACCCTAACTAAAATCAAGAAAAAGGGTACGTTAGTAATTGGTCTGTCAGCAGATTATGCACCATTTGAGTTCCATGCTACGGTCAACGGACGTGACCAAATTGTAGGTTTTGATGTTGAGATGGCTAAAAAAATTGCTAAGGATCTTGGTGTTAAGCCTGTCATTAAGGAAATGGGATTTGATGGTTTAATCGGCGCCTTGCAAACCGGTAAAATTGATGTCATTATTTCGGGTATCAATGCCACGCCAGAACGAGAAAAAGTAGTTGATTTTTCAAACTCATATATGAAGCCTTTACAGACTGTGATGGTTTTGAAAAAAGATGCCTCTAAATATAGCGGCAACCTAAACTCTTTTTCTGGTAAGAAAATTGGTGTACAAAAACAAACTACCCAAGAAACTTATGCTCAAGAAAGTATGAGTGGATCAACAATAGTCAGTCTTCAAAAAGTTCCTGATTTGGTTGCACAATTATCCACTGGTAAAATTGCTGGAATTGTGCTTAATGAACCAATATCTAAGGCCTATACACAACAAAATAAAGCCTTTAAAATTATTTATCCAAAGCCTTCTTCTGGAGAAGGGGCAGTTTCAATCGCGATGCCTAAAAACTCTCCAGTACTGAAAGCCAAAATTAACAAGTCACTTGGTAACATCATTAAGTCAGGCGAATTAGAAGCTTATCAAAAAAGAGCTAATAAGCTAATGTTTGCCGATCAAAGCTTCTGGGCTAAATATGGTAATCTGTTTGTCAAGGGGACATTGTTGACGCTTGCCTTAGCTGCAGTGGCGGTAGTTTTGGGTATCGTGCTTGGAACAGTCTTTGCCTTATTCAAGTTGTCTCCTAATGCCATTTTGAGAATTATTGGTAATATCTATGTCGAGTATGTTCGTGGCACACCGCTGCTAGTACAAGCATTTATGGTATTTTTCGGTACGCAAGTAATTGGTTTGAACTTATCAGCTTTTGCTGCCGGCGCTCTTGCAATGGGACTTAATTCAGCCGCTTATGTTGCTGAAATCATTCGTTCAGGAATCAATTCTGTTGATTTTGGACAAACGGAGGCTTCGCGCTCACTTGGCTTGTCAAAAGGCAAGACAATGCGATATGTCATATTACCACAAGCGGTGAAAAACATTTTACCTGCTCTGGGTAATGAATTTGTAACAATTATCAAAGAAGGTTCAGTTGTTTCTGTTATTGGTGTTGGTGAATTGATGTTCCAAACTGGTGTCGTTCAAGGGGCTAGTTTCAAACCATTCTTCCCATTAGTTATTGCATCATTGATTTACTTCGTTTTGACGTTCGGAATTAGTCGCTCATTGGGTTACGCTGAAAAACGTATGAATCGTAGTTCACGATAA
- a CDS encoding tRNA (cytidine(34)-2'-O)-methyltransferase produces the protein MTNHIVLFEPLMPANTGNIARTTAGTDAVLHLIEPLGFELDDKHVKRAGLDYWDHVKLVKHPSLPDFLDTLTEKDNLYLVSKFANQDYTQPNYAQNDTDNYFLFGKETTGLPEVFMRQNPEKAIRIPQDDSHVRSLNLSNTVAIVLYEALRQQSFSNLETTHTYEQDKLK, from the coding sequence ATGACGAATCACATTGTTTTATTTGAACCTTTAATGCCTGCTAATACGGGAAATATTGCTCGTACGACTGCTGGGACAGATGCAGTTTTACATTTAATAGAACCGTTGGGGTTTGAACTTGATGACAAACACGTTAAACGTGCTGGATTAGATTATTGGGATCATGTAAAGTTGGTGAAACACCCAAGCTTACCTGATTTTCTAGACACTTTAACAGAAAAAGACAACTTATACTTGGTTTCTAAATTTGCTAATCAAGACTACACACAGCCTAATTATGCACAAAATGATACTGATAACTACTTCTTGTTTGGGAAAGAAACCACGGGGCTACCAGAAGTATTTATGCGTCAAAATCCGGAGAAGGCTATTCGCATCCCACAAGATGATTCACATGTTCGTTCGTTGAATTTATCGAATACTGTCGCAATTGTACTTTATGAAGCATTGCGTCAGCAATCTTTTTCAAATTTAGAAACAACTCACACATACGAGCAAGACAAACTGAAATAA
- a CDS encoding FtsK/SpoIIIE family DNA translocase, translating to MATRKTTQRRRTTRGKNSKKKNPLVQNLCFLGGIVLGILGIFKLGILGVFIADIFRFFFGNMYLVILIPMTLFLGYYFITRKTPKIATHFWVGAFMMFIAIETISSLLFFEYTLKNADGYVGEVVRLIGQDFINQSANTPVGGGIIGAALYHLLFMLMSSIGTWIVTIILLFSGIAIFFRIPARDIVQQGVEKAHEGVTHIQEKRASEKPNRQSFFKRDRHKKDITDYGDDPLGVGRDDSMSTDASAKIEKDVNTPSVQENFNEPEIKWNGPIAPQPTKKLPKEQAEKTSVSDSEVSTNMLEKENPDYQLPTADLLTQLAPTDQTKEFKSLTDKSRLVHDTLQSFGVEAEVTSVSLGPTVTQYELKPGQGVKVNRIANLSDDLALALAAKSIRIEAPIPGKPYVGIEVPNDTQATVGFRDMIENAPFDDNPLNVPLGRDVTGNIIMADLSAMPHLLIAGSTGSGKSVGLNGIIVSILLRAKPNEVKLMMVDPKVVELSIYNGIPHLLTPVVSEPRKAAKSLQKVVDEMENRYKLLAQFGKRNIGEYNAAVEKQNAEAKETDQPIMQPMPYIVAIVDEFADLMSTVGNEIEVSIARLGAKARAAGIHMILATQRPDVKVINGTIKSNIPGRIAFRTASGIDSRTILDSNGAEKLLGKGDMIFAPPGKPTQRVQGAFISNTDVTNIVEFVKSQQEVQYSDAMTVTDEEIAQDNSENADGNSDDELFQEALQFVIEQQKASTSLLQRRFRIGYNRAARLIDDLEAGGYIGPADGSRPRHVNISDGSSGIES from the coding sequence TTGGCGACAAGAAAGACTACACAAAGACGGCGTACAACACGTGGTAAAAACAGTAAAAAAAAGAACCCATTAGTTCAAAACCTATGCTTTTTGGGTGGTATTGTCTTAGGTATACTAGGTATATTTAAGCTTGGCATATTAGGGGTATTTATTGCTGACATTTTCCGTTTTTTCTTTGGAAACATGTATCTTGTGATTTTAATACCTATGACATTATTTTTGGGGTACTATTTTATTACTCGAAAAACACCCAAAATAGCAACTCATTTTTGGGTTGGCGCCTTTATGATGTTTATTGCTATTGAGACAATTTCATCATTGTTATTTTTTGAATACACACTAAAAAATGCAGATGGATACGTTGGCGAAGTGGTGCGGTTAATTGGTCAAGATTTTATCAATCAATCAGCAAACACACCAGTTGGCGGTGGTATAATCGGCGCGGCATTGTATCATTTACTGTTTATGTTAATGTCTAGCATTGGCACGTGGATTGTAACAATAATCTTATTATTCAGTGGTATTGCAATCTTTTTCCGTATTCCGGCTCGTGACATTGTTCAGCAAGGCGTTGAAAAGGCTCATGAAGGGGTTACCCATATTCAGGAAAAACGAGCTAGCGAAAAGCCAAACCGACAATCGTTTTTCAAACGTGATCGGCACAAGAAAGACATTACTGATTATGGAGATGATCCATTAGGTGTGGGCCGAGATGATAGCATGTCGACGGATGCTTCTGCTAAAATAGAAAAAGACGTCAATACACCTAGTGTTCAAGAAAATTTCAATGAGCCTGAAATTAAATGGAATGGTCCTATAGCACCCCAACCAACAAAAAAGTTACCCAAAGAACAGGCCGAAAAGACTTCTGTTAGTGATAGCGAAGTTTCTACAAATATGTTGGAAAAAGAAAATCCGGATTACCAGTTACCAACTGCTGACCTATTGACACAATTAGCGCCTACAGACCAAACAAAAGAGTTTAAGAGTTTAACCGACAAATCACGTCTTGTTCATGATACGCTGCAAAGCTTTGGTGTTGAGGCGGAAGTGACCAGTGTTTCTTTAGGCCCTACGGTAACTCAATATGAGTTGAAACCAGGGCAAGGTGTTAAAGTGAATCGAATTGCTAATTTATCGGATGATTTAGCATTGGCACTAGCTGCAAAATCAATACGAATTGAGGCACCAATCCCCGGTAAACCCTATGTTGGTATAGAGGTTCCTAATGACACACAGGCAACTGTTGGATTCCGGGACATGATTGAGAATGCGCCATTTGATGATAATCCGCTTAATGTGCCACTCGGCCGAGATGTAACAGGAAATATTATCATGGCAGACTTATCGGCTATGCCTCATTTGCTTATTGCTGGATCTACTGGATCTGGAAAATCAGTAGGGCTTAACGGTATTATTGTATCTATCCTTTTGCGTGCAAAACCTAATGAAGTTAAATTAATGATGGTTGATCCAAAAGTTGTTGAGTTATCTATTTATAATGGGATCCCACACTTGCTGACACCAGTTGTTTCGGAGCCCCGCAAAGCAGCGAAGTCTTTGCAAAAAGTTGTTGACGAGATGGAAAATCGTTACAAGCTTTTAGCTCAATTTGGAAAACGTAATATTGGTGAATACAATGCGGCGGTTGAAAAGCAGAACGCTGAAGCCAAGGAAACAGATCAACCAATTATGCAACCAATGCCATATATTGTCGCTATTGTAGATGAATTTGCTGACTTAATGAGTACGGTGGGTAATGAAATTGAAGTTTCTATCGCGCGCCTTGGTGCTAAAGCTCGTGCAGCCGGGATTCACATGATTTTGGCCACACAGCGACCTGACGTTAAAGTGATTAACGGTACCATAAAAAGTAATATTCCTGGTAGAATTGCTTTTAGAACAGCCTCTGGAATTGATTCACGTACTATCCTAGACAGTAATGGTGCTGAGAAGCTACTCGGAAAAGGGGATATGATTTTTGCACCGCCCGGTAAGCCGACACAACGTGTTCAAGGTGCATTTATTAGTAATACTGATGTGACTAATATTGTTGAATTTGTTAAATCGCAACAAGAGGTTCAGTATTCCGATGCAATGACTGTTACAGATGAAGAAATTGCTCAAGATAACTCGGAAAATGCTGATGGAAATAGTGATGATGAGTTATTCCAAGAAGCTTTGCAATTTGTTATTGAACAACAAAAAGCCTCAACATCACTGTTACAACGTCGCTTCAGGATTGGTTATAATAGAGCCGCTCGATTAATTGATGATTTGGAAGCGGGCGGTTACATTGGTCCAGCAGACGGATCACGGCCAAGACACGTCAATATTTCAGATGGTAGTTCTGGAATAGAAAGTTAG